In one Modestobacter sp. L9-4 genomic region, the following are encoded:
- a CDS encoding CapA family protein: MWGSSAWYTGRRTPTPRRLRAAGLLAALVLAGCGSDPAPAAGPTPTAAAPAGTAPSATAPADTAPSGTAPTSAAGAPRSFTLVATGDVLVHQGSSLTEGARRPDGSYDFSDVFAGVAPVVRAADLAICHLETPVAPAGGPYSGYPSFAVQPEVVGALAGAGYDLCSTASNHSLDDGFDGLVRTLGTLDAAGIAHTGTYRSQAEADTPRIVDVNGVRVGHVAATFSLNGVPLPAGEPFAVDTFAVPDVSGVLADAAAARAAGAEVVVASVHCCAEYDHEPTAGQVQAVRTLLASPDVDLVLGHHAHVVQPFERIDGEWVAYGLGNALAQHSTRGHDTEDSVIARFTFTQGPDGRFTVSRAEAVPVAIELGEDAVRLVPADPATAGRVAAVLDARGAVAAGLGIVPG; this comes from the coding sequence GTGTGGGGGTCCTCCGCGTGGTACACCGGCCGGCGGACCCCCACACCGCGCCGGCTGCGGGCGGCGGGGCTGCTCGCCGCCCTGGTGCTGGCCGGCTGCGGCAGCGACCCGGCACCGGCGGCCGGCCCGACCCCGACGGCCGCGGCGCCCGCGGGCACGGCCCCGTCGGCCACGGCGCCGGCGGACACGGCCCCCTCAGGCACCGCACCGACGTCCGCCGCTGGCGCACCGCGCTCGTTCACGCTGGTGGCCACCGGGGACGTGCTGGTGCACCAGGGCTCCTCGCTGACCGAGGGCGCCCGGCGTCCCGACGGCAGCTACGACTTCTCGGACGTGTTCGCCGGGGTCGCACCGGTCGTCCGGGCCGCCGACCTGGCGATCTGCCACCTGGAGACCCCGGTCGCACCGGCCGGCGGCCCGTACTCCGGCTACCCGAGCTTCGCCGTCCAGCCCGAGGTCGTCGGCGCGCTGGCCGGTGCCGGGTACGACCTGTGCTCGACGGCGTCCAACCACTCCCTGGACGACGGGTTCGACGGGCTGGTGCGCACGCTGGGCACCCTCGACGCCGCCGGCATCGCGCACACCGGCACGTACCGCAGCCAGGCCGAGGCCGACACCCCCCGGATCGTCGACGTGAACGGCGTGCGGGTCGGGCACGTGGCCGCGACGTTCTCCCTCAACGGCGTCCCGCTGCCGGCGGGGGAGCCGTTCGCCGTCGACACGTTCGCGGTGCCCGACGTCAGCGGGGTGCTAGCCGACGCGGCCGCCGCCCGGGCCGCGGGTGCGGAGGTCGTGGTGGCCAGCGTGCACTGCTGCGCCGAGTACGACCACGAGCCCACCGCCGGCCAGGTGCAGGCCGTGCGCACCCTGCTCGCCTCGCCCGACGTCGACCTGGTGCTCGGCCACCACGCGCACGTCGTGCAGCCCTTCGAGCGCATCGACGGCGAGTGGGTCGCCTACGGCCTGGGCAACGCGCTGGCCCAGCACTCGACCCGCGGCCACGACACCGAGGACTCGGTCATCGCCCGGTTCACCTTCACCCAGGGCCCCGACGGCCGGTTCACCGTCTCCCGGGCCGAGGCGGTCCCGGTCGCGATCGAGCTGGGCGAGGACGCCGTCCGGCTGGTGCCCGCCGACCCGGCCACCGCTGGGCGGGTGGCCGCCGTGCTGGACGCCCGGGGTGCGGTGGCCGCGGGGCTGGGCATCGTCCCCGGCTGA
- the pgsA gene encoding phosphatidylinositol phosphate synthase, which yields MLGANLRPAVARFWAPVVGGLLKVGVTANAVTLTGTVGAVLSAVFGIGTGHLFWGAFAVTVFVLLDMLDGALARARGGGSVFGAVLDSTGDRAADAAIFGGLVWWFSGAGDNRLLVLLALLCLVLGVLTSYIKARAEGVGLSADVGIVERTERLILVLVGTGFSGLGIPYAVHVALWVLLVGSAVTVAQRFAAVRRESQGMALPSRIPGGTTGRPAS from the coding sequence GTGCTCGGGGCCAACCTGCGACCGGCCGTCGCCCGCTTCTGGGCGCCGGTCGTGGGCGGTCTGCTCAAGGTCGGGGTCACCGCCAACGCGGTCACCCTGACCGGCACGGTCGGGGCCGTCCTGTCCGCCGTCTTCGGCATCGGTACCGGGCACCTGTTCTGGGGCGCCTTCGCGGTCACCGTCTTCGTGCTGCTGGACATGCTCGACGGCGCGCTGGCCCGTGCCCGCGGGGGCGGCTCGGTGTTCGGCGCGGTGCTGGACTCGACCGGTGACCGCGCCGCCGACGCCGCGATCTTCGGCGGCCTCGTCTGGTGGTTCTCCGGCGCCGGGGACAACCGGCTGCTGGTGCTGCTCGCCCTGCTCTGCCTGGTGCTCGGCGTGCTCACCTCCTACATCAAGGCCCGTGCCGAGGGCGTCGGTCTCTCCGCCGACGTGGGCATCGTCGAGCGCACCGAGCGGCTGATCCTGGTGCTGGTCGGCACCGGGTTCAGCGGCCTGGGCATCCCGTACGCGGTGCACGTCGCCCTGTGGGTGCTGCTGGTGGGCAGCGCGGTGACCGTCGCGCAGCGGTTCGCCGCCGTCCGGCGCGAGTCGCAGGGCATGGCGCTGCCCTCCCGCATCCCCGGCGGGACGACCGGCCGACCCGCGTCGTGA
- the thrS gene encoding threonine--tRNA ligase, with protein MPSAPEPSSAAPVRVPAGTTALQALKDAGLPLKGPDGAVVVRELATGDLRDLAWTPDADTDVELVPAASAAGRAVIRHSAAHVLAQAVQELFPGTRLGIGPPVENGFYYDFDPERPFTPEDLSALEKKMTEIVRAGQHFRRREIDDDAARAELAHEPYKLELIGLKGGAGEAADGADVEVGGAQLTMYDNVDARSGDLVWTDLCRGPHLPRTSNIPAFALTRSAAAYWRGSEKNPQLQRVYGTAWESKDALKAYQEQQAEAERRDHRKLGAELDLFSFPDEIGSGLVVFHPKGGVVKREMEDYVRRRHIEEGFDYVGTPHISKAQLFETSGHLPYYADTMFPPMELENAEYYLKAMNCPMHNLIFRSRGRSYRELPLRFFEFGSVYRYEKSGVVHGLTRVRGLTQDDSHSYVTPEQAPGEIRHLLAFVLGLLRDFGLDDYYLELSTRGESEKFIGSDEEWALATQVLEDAARETGLELVADPGGAAFYGPKISVQARDAIGRTWQMSTIQYDFNQPARFGLEFSAADGTRQQPVMIHSAKFGSLERFFGVLTEHYAGAFPAWLAPVQVVGIPITDEQVPYLTDVALQLRARGIRVEIDDSDDRMQKKIRTASKQKVPFVLIAGATDAEAGAVSFRYRDGSQRNGVPVAEAVEQVAAWVAARHNTDPTAEQAQ; from the coding sequence ATGCCCAGCGCTCCCGAGCCGTCCTCCGCCGCCCCCGTCCGGGTGCCGGCCGGGACGACGGCCCTGCAGGCGCTCAAGGACGCCGGGCTGCCGCTGAAGGGCCCCGACGGCGCGGTCGTCGTCCGTGAGCTGGCCACCGGTGACCTCAGGGACCTGGCCTGGACCCCCGACGCGGACACCGACGTCGAGCTGGTGCCCGCCGCCAGCGCGGCCGGCCGCGCGGTCATCCGGCACTCCGCCGCGCACGTGCTCGCCCAGGCCGTGCAGGAGCTGTTCCCGGGCACCCGGCTGGGCATCGGCCCGCCGGTGGAGAACGGCTTCTACTACGACTTCGACCCCGAGCGGCCCTTCACCCCCGAGGATCTCAGCGCCCTCGAGAAGAAGATGACCGAGATCGTGCGGGCCGGGCAGCACTTCCGCCGCCGGGAGATCGACGACGACGCCGCGCGGGCCGAGCTGGCCCACGAGCCGTACAAGCTGGAGCTCATCGGCCTCAAGGGCGGCGCCGGCGAGGCCGCCGACGGAGCCGACGTCGAGGTGGGCGGCGCGCAGCTGACCATGTACGACAACGTCGACGCCCGCTCCGGCGACCTGGTCTGGACCGACCTGTGCCGCGGGCCGCACCTGCCGCGCACCTCGAACATCCCGGCCTTCGCCCTGACCCGCAGTGCCGCCGCCTACTGGCGGGGGAGCGAGAAGAACCCGCAGCTGCAGCGCGTCTACGGCACCGCGTGGGAGAGCAAGGACGCCCTGAAGGCGTACCAGGAGCAGCAGGCCGAGGCCGAGCGCCGCGACCACCGCAAGCTCGGCGCGGAGCTGGACCTGTTCAGCTTCCCCGACGAGATCGGCTCGGGCCTGGTGGTCTTCCACCCCAAGGGCGGGGTCGTGAAGCGCGAGATGGAGGACTACGTCCGCCGCCGGCACATCGAGGAGGGCTTCGACTACGTCGGGACCCCGCACATCAGCAAGGCGCAGCTGTTCGAGACCTCGGGGCACCTGCCGTACTACGCCGACACCATGTTCCCGCCGATGGAGCTGGAGAACGCGGAGTACTACCTCAAGGCCATGAACTGCCCGATGCACAACCTGATCTTCCGGTCGCGCGGGCGGTCCTACCGTGAGCTGCCGCTGCGGTTCTTCGAGTTCGGCTCGGTCTACCGGTACGAGAAGTCCGGTGTGGTGCACGGCCTGACCCGGGTGCGCGGCCTGACCCAGGACGACTCGCACAGCTACGTCACCCCCGAGCAGGCGCCCGGCGAGATCCGGCACCTGCTGGCCTTCGTGCTGGGGCTGCTGCGCGACTTCGGTCTGGACGACTACTACCTGGAGCTGTCCACCCGCGGGGAGTCGGAGAAGTTCATCGGCTCCGACGAGGAGTGGGCGCTGGCCACCCAGGTGCTGGAGGACGCCGCCCGGGAGACCGGCCTGGAGCTCGTCGCCGACCCCGGCGGCGCGGCCTTCTACGGCCCGAAGATCTCTGTGCAGGCGCGGGACGCCATCGGCCGCACCTGGCAGATGTCGACCATCCAGTACGACTTCAACCAGCCGGCCCGCTTCGGCCTGGAGTTCAGCGCCGCCGACGGCACCCGCCAGCAGCCGGTGATGATCCACTCGGCCAAGTTCGGCTCGCTGGAGCGGTTCTTCGGCGTGCTGACCGAGCACTACGCCGGCGCCTTCCCGGCCTGGCTCGCCCCGGTCCAGGTCGTCGGCATCCCGATCACCGACGAGCAGGTGCCCTACCTGACCGACGTCGCCCTGCAGCTGCGGGCGCGGGGCATCCGGGTGGAGATCGACGACTCCGACGACCGCATGCAGAAGAAGATCCGCACCGCCAGCAAGCAGAAGGTGCCCTTCGTGCTCATCGCCGGGGCCACCGACGCCGAGGCCGGCGCGGTGTCCTTCCGCTACCGCGACGGCTCGCAGCGCAACGGCGTCCCGGTGGCCGAGGCCGTCGAGCAGGTCGCCGCGTGGGTCGCTGCCCGGCACAACACCGACCCGACCGCCGAGCAGGCCCAGTGA
- a CDS encoding HIT domain-containing protein, whose protein sequence is MSEGPGEVRVPVVNDEGGPTSVFEHLWTPYRMAYIRGENKPTGDHDCPFCLIPAMSDTDGLIVARGETVFVVLNLYPYNAGHLMVVPYRHVPDYTDLTVAEVAELGAYTQTAMRVVRQVTGAHGFNIGMNQGSVAGAGIADHLHQHAVPRWGGDTNFMPVVGLTRVLPQVLSETRALLAAAWPAPGPEA, encoded by the coding sequence GTGAGCGAGGGGCCGGGTGAGGTGCGGGTGCCCGTCGTCAACGACGAGGGCGGCCCGACCTCGGTGTTCGAGCACCTGTGGACGCCCTACCGGATGGCCTACATCCGCGGGGAGAACAAGCCCACCGGCGACCACGACTGCCCGTTCTGCCTGATCCCGGCGATGAGCGACACCGACGGGCTGATCGTGGCCCGCGGGGAGACGGTGTTCGTCGTCCTCAACCTGTACCCCTACAACGCCGGGCACCTGATGGTGGTGCCGTACCGGCACGTGCCCGACTACACCGACCTGACCGTTGCCGAGGTCGCCGAGCTGGGCGCGTACACCCAGACGGCGATGCGGGTGGTGCGCCAGGTGACCGGCGCGCACGGGTTCAACATCGGCATGAACCAGGGCTCGGTGGCCGGCGCCGGCATCGCTGACCACCTGCACCAGCACGCGGTGCCCCGCTGGGGCGGCGACACCAACTTCATGCCGGTCGTCGGGCTCACCCGGGTGCTGCCCCAGGTGCTGAGCGAGACCCGGGCGCTGCTGGCCGCGGCGTGGCCGGCTCCCGGTCCGGAGGCCTGA
- a CDS encoding phosphatidylinositol mannoside acyltransferase, translating into MSRAGQLRDRLTDGGYAAGWRAVRVLPEPVARAAFAAGGALAARRGGRGVQQLRANLDVVTAGRLEDDALAELTRRAMQSYARYWMEAFRLPSMRTERLVAASHMPGQEHFEQALAQGRGVVFALPHSGNWDTAGVWLVDFLGGPFLTVAERLRPESLFRRFVAFREGLGMRVVPLTGGERPSSTMLKEWLSAGGTTCLLVDRDLSGAGIPVTFFGRRTTMPGGPALLAAQTGAALLPAVCQFDGDGWRFVVHPPVPVDGPGRLRDRVTAAMQQVADAFATTIAEQPEDWHVLGRIWPEVGPGDRAGAR; encoded by the coding sequence GTGAGCCGCGCCGGGCAGCTGCGCGACCGGCTGACCGACGGCGGCTACGCGGCCGGCTGGCGGGCCGTCCGGGTGCTGCCGGAGCCGGTGGCCCGGGCCGCCTTCGCCGCCGGGGGCGCCCTCGCCGCCCGCCGCGGCGGCCGGGGCGTGCAGCAGCTGCGGGCCAACCTCGACGTCGTCACCGCCGGCCGGCTGGAGGACGACGCGCTGGCCGAGCTCACCCGGCGGGCGATGCAGTCCTACGCCCGGTACTGGATGGAGGCCTTCCGGCTGCCGTCCATGCGCACCGAGCGGCTGGTCGCCGCCTCGCACATGCCCGGTCAGGAGCACTTCGAGCAGGCCCTGGCGCAGGGGCGCGGCGTCGTGTTCGCCCTGCCGCACAGCGGCAACTGGGACACCGCCGGGGTGTGGCTCGTCGACTTCCTCGGCGGCCCCTTCCTCACCGTCGCCGAGCGGCTGCGGCCGGAGTCGCTGTTCCGCCGCTTCGTGGCCTTCCGCGAGGGGCTGGGCATGCGCGTGGTGCCGCTGACCGGTGGCGAGCGGCCCAGCTCCACCATGCTGAAGGAGTGGCTGTCCGCCGGCGGGACGACGTGCCTGCTGGTCGACCGGGACCTCTCCGGCGCCGGCATCCCGGTCACCTTCTTCGGCCGCCGGACGACGATGCCCGGCGGTCCCGCCCTGCTGGCGGCTCAGACCGGGGCCGCCCTGCTGCCGGCGGTGTGCCAGTTCGACGGCGACGGCTGGCGCTTCGTCGTCCACCCGCCGGTGCCCGTCGACGGCCCGGGCCGGCTGCGGGACCGCGTCACCGCGGCGATGCAGCAGGTCGCCGACGCCTTCGCCACCACGATCGCCGAGCAGCCCGAGGACTGGCACGTGCTGGGCCGGATCTGGCCCGAGGTCGGCCCCGGCGACCGGGCGGGAGCGCGCTGA